The uncultured Carboxylicivirga sp. genomic interval TGTTAATCTAAAAAGGATAAAAAAAGTGGATGGCAGCCTATTTTTAGTTAGGTGCAATTGCCTATTTCAAACCTGATGAATAGAGTTAGTAATCCATTTTGTTTACCAATAGAATGATTGATTTACTTGCTTTTTACTATGTGATGGATACTAAACGGAAGTAAATCCAGTTTTTAGTACATAACAGTAGGGGATAAAATGAGTTGTTGGGCTAACGTCTAAATTTATTTTACCTTTGAAACATTATAAACAATTTTAAAACTCATTAAGTATGGCAGTATTTAACTATTCAAAATTCTTTAACGAGAAGACTGAATTGGGGGAACTGATCTATGAAAAATGTCAAAATTATAAACCGGGTGAGTTGGTTTATGCGCAGGACTCGGATATGAACCATGCTTATTATGTGAAAAGTGGCTTGCTTAAAATTTTTAGAAGCGGGGTAAAAGGCGAGCAACAAATTGTTCGATTAGTGAAAGAAGGAAGCCTTATTGGGTTTCATTCCATGCTGTCGGACGAACCCGAAGTAACCGGATGCGAAAGTTTAAGCGATTCGCAAGTGTGTATTATTCCCGGCGATATATTAAAGCCTTATATCAAGCAAAACAAAGGTTTGTCTGATATGATTATGAAACAAACCTGTGAAGAGCTAAAGCAAACCTGTAATTCGGTGTTGGAGATTTCGCAAAAAACGGTTCGCGGACGATTGGCCAATCTGTTTCTTAAATTGCAGGAGTTGTTTCAGGCTAAAGATGATGAACCTATTCCTTTGGTAATTTCGAGGGTGGACATGGCCCGTTGGGTTGGAACATCCAAAGAAACGGTTAGCCGACTCATTACCGAATTTAAAGAAGATGGAGTGCTCACTTTTAGTCGTAGCGAAATAAAGATTAACAGTAAGGAAAAGCTTCAGAAAATTGTTATGATATCGTAGCTCACATTCGATAAGATTACGTATAAACATAATCAACGTCTTTACAATTTAATAAACAAGATGTATTTGGTAAGTTTGATTAAACAAGCTAAATACATCTTGATTATATTTCTCCAATCATAAAAGAACCGTAAATACAGTTTAACGAATGCTTTCTAATTTTATGAAAGTTCTACTACACCATGATCATTGCTTTATAATCAATAAGAATCGATATATGCCGCACACATAACGCTGATTTGTATTGCATCGTTGCTTGCGGCAGTTCACAAAATGATAAAATCTCACCTTTTATTATCAACCAATCATTACTCTTTTAATATTTTTGTTTTTTCAATTTTGCCTTCTGAGCTTATCATTACCAAATAATATCCCTTACTCAATTCGCTTATGTTAAAATCGAACGCGGCTGTTTCGGTTGCATTGGCAAAAGAGTGACTCATAACCAACTTACCTGCCATGTTATATATTTTTACCTCGTTCACTTCGTTAATGGTAGCAGGCATGGTAATTTTAAAACTTCCTTTGGTAGGATTGGGATAAATACTGAAATCCGAATTAGTCATTTCTGTTTTTACTTCTTCAATTTTGGTAGATGGATCAGTACTTACACTTACAGCAAAGGTAAACTGAGCCACATCTGTACCCGATTCGCCCGCAATTGTAATCAACGAGGTTCCTTCAACGCTGTTGTTATAGTTAAGCGTTAGGGTGTTGCCCAATACCGAAGCGGTAGTTACTTCAGGTGCCGAATTGGATGCTAAGGTCTGGGTAATATCTCCACCTAACTGATGCGCAAATACACTACTTATATCGATATTATCGTTAGGCGATGAGGTTAATCGGTTTAGATTGGGTAATTTTTCATTAACCCATAAATTATTGTCAGATGTTCCAGTAAAGATGCCCCTTCCGTGGGTGGCAATTACAACTTTACCATCATATTCACTTGCCTTAACTCTATTGCACACTACATTTCCTAATTTATCGGCATCAACATTTATCCATTGAGTAGAAGTTCCGTTTAATGCTGTGGTTTGGTAAACTCCTATACTGGTTGATATGTAATAGGTTTTTATTCCATTCCAGTTCGAGATAGCTGCACTTCGTATGGATGGCCCGGGTAATGCTGGTGTGGCCGTTAAATTACCGTCAATAATGCTGAAAGATGCTCCTCCATTGTTGGAATAAAACAACGATGGCACACCGTAATTGGCAAATACAACTATTATTTCATTGGCATCATAAGCATTAATGGCAATGTAATAAGGGAAAGAACCTTGAGAAGCAGCCGTCATTGTTATGGCTTCGCGGTTTATTTCCGGCTCATCAGCTACAGCATTATTTACTTTATATAACTTAGGATACGAACCGGTATATGTTGCGTAATAAAGCACATGGCTGGGTACCTTCGAAACATTAACTGCTGATATAAGCTCACCTGGCGCATCCAAATTTGTTGGTGCATACCATCCCTGCATGGTACTTCCTGATGTATATATGGGAATATCTTCAACATTCTGGTTAATCCACAATTGTATCCCTCCGGCATAATACATGGTAGTATCTCCAAGCGGATCCATTACAAATGGATTAATAAATAATTGACCGGTAGCATCGGTTGGAGTTATCTGTGACCAATCCCACGGGCCGGTTTGAGAAAACGGGTTCAATGGATCGCCGTTTGTATCGTAGGCTGTTCGCAATATATTTCCATTTTGGGATGATACATAGGCGTAATTAGCTCCCAGGTAGCAATAAGCTCCATCGCCCGAGCTAATGTCTATCGATGAAACATCGCTTGTTTTAAAATAAGGCGATCCGTTATCTTGAGTTCCACCTATATAACGATTTTCGTTGGCCA includes:
- a CDS encoding Crp/Fnr family transcriptional regulator, translated to MAVFNYSKFFNEKTELGELIYEKCQNYKPGELVYAQDSDMNHAYYVKSGLLKIFRSGVKGEQQIVRLVKEGSLIGFHSMLSDEPEVTGCESLSDSQVCIIPGDILKPYIKQNKGLSDMIMKQTCEELKQTCNSVLEISQKTVRGRLANLFLKLQELFQAKDDEPIPLVISRVDMARWVGTSKETVSRLITEFKEDGVLTFSRSEIKINSKEKLQKIVMIS
- a CDS encoding T9SS type A sorting domain-containing protein, producing MKKNNHTYIIIAVVCTMAVSTFSILYKNNKTEGFPATKTRSSYSPKASQATSIGRDDFFFKALRDPQTNIIPKGIRTKEAQLFDQLKAVQLKNTLANQYTWTEAGPNDVGGRTRALAIDITNSNHIIAGGVSGGIWTSSDKGQSWTLRSTQAESFAVNSICQDTRVGHQNTWYYVGGEFTGNSVDTQGAYYTGSGLHRSTDNGVSWQAIIDDSNPYAYNLALDYSSKILVDPTDGTIYIACHNYGILKVIESNGIYSLETVFGGINDHYYSDFDIDSNGNMIACLSQAGANSSKENTPGIYYRPAGTSTFTKIEMEASDPNGFPTVFDRSVIQIAPSDPTLAYVYTVSGATPYFHVIHIDQSIVGNSYLTNRSSKLPSYGALGSQGAYNMTLAVKPDDPDFVIIGSTSLIRSNNAFATTPVMDYGWIGGYAPDGTNIQMYTNHHPDCHITVFDPSNPNEVWSGHDGGLSHLADVTANYTIPELLPWEDMNNGYNVTQFYTLATPMMANENRYIGGTQDNGSPYFKTSDVSSIDISSGDGAYCYLGANYAYVSSQNGNILRTAYDTNGDPLNPFSQTGPWDWSQITPTDATGQLFINPFVMDPLGDTTMYYAGGIQLWINQNVEDIPIYTSGSTMQGWYAPTNLDAPGELISAVNVSKVPSHVLYYATYTGSYPKLYKVNNAVADEPEINREAITMTAASQGSFPYYIAINAYDANEIIVVFANYGVPSLFYSNNGGASFSIIDGNLTATPALPGPSIRSAAISNWNGIKTYYISTSIGVYQTTALNGTSTQWINVDADKLGNVVCNRVKASEYDGKVVIATHGRGIFTGTSDNNLWVNEKLPNLNRLTSSPNDNIDISSVFAHQLGGDITQTLASNSAPEVTTASVLGNTLTLNYNNSVEGTSLITIAGESGTDVAQFTFAVSVSTDPSTKIEEVKTEMTNSDFSIYPNPTKGSFKITMPATINEVNEVKIYNMAGKLVMSHSFANATETAAFDFNISELSKGYYLVMISSEGKIEKTKILKE